A window of Fodinibius salinus contains these coding sequences:
- the hemN gene encoding oxygen-independent coproporphyrinogen III oxidase produces MEDVSLDLIKKYNVQGPRYTSYPTAVQFQEANEDDVASLHQYLIDRNAEPHPVSLYFHVPFCFSLCWYCGCTKVITKDQDRGNLYLDYLEKEMDQVTELLHPDSEVVQIHFGGGTPTFLKPEQLQRLGKAIHSRFNLTEETEFGVEIDPRKCTREHIQTLADIGTNRASLGVQDTNEEVQEAIHRIQPFEQTKQVTKWLREAGIDSINFDLIYGLPLQTLSTFRKTMDDVLSLQPDRLAVYSYAHIPSMMPAQKLLNEEEMPTTNEKLAMLQLSISHLTDNSYRFIGMDHFSREDEELSRAMDDGTLQRNFQGYSTLAGADLYAFGMSGISNVGSWYWQNQKDLAEYYEQLDEGKAPVFKSYTLSRDDLIRQDVIMSIMCRMGVDFDEIAEKWEINFSYYFSDELARLQELENDDLVIRTNDTIRITEQGRLFLRNIAMCFDKYLNNKKQRKSFSKTV; encoded by the coding sequence ATGGAAGATGTTAGCCTCGATCTGATCAAGAAATACAACGTTCAAGGACCGCGATATACTTCGTATCCCACGGCCGTACAGTTTCAGGAGGCCAACGAAGATGATGTAGCATCTTTGCATCAGTACCTAATTGATCGCAATGCCGAGCCTCACCCCGTATCGCTATACTTCCATGTCCCGTTTTGTTTTTCGCTTTGCTGGTACTGCGGCTGTACGAAAGTTATTACCAAAGATCAGGATCGCGGTAATCTTTACCTCGATTATCTTGAGAAAGAGATGGACCAGGTAACTGAGTTACTCCACCCTGATTCCGAAGTGGTACAAATTCATTTTGGCGGAGGCACGCCCACATTTTTAAAACCTGAACAGCTGCAGCGACTTGGTAAGGCGATTCACAGTCGATTTAATCTAACCGAGGAAACAGAGTTTGGCGTAGAGATAGATCCTCGAAAATGTACGCGAGAACATATTCAAACCCTGGCTGATATCGGCACTAACCGGGCCTCGCTGGGTGTGCAGGATACTAATGAAGAAGTTCAAGAAGCCATTCATCGCATTCAGCCGTTTGAGCAAACCAAACAGGTTACCAAGTGGCTGCGTGAAGCAGGAATCGATTCTATTAATTTTGATCTTATTTATGGTCTTCCGCTGCAGACGCTCAGCACTTTTCGCAAGACGATGGATGATGTACTTAGCCTACAACCCGATCGCCTAGCCGTATATAGCTACGCGCATATTCCAAGTATGATGCCGGCCCAGAAGCTCCTCAACGAAGAAGAAATGCCCACAACGAATGAAAAGCTGGCCATGTTACAGCTGAGTATTTCGCATCTGACTGATAATAGTTATCGCTTTATCGGGATGGATCACTTTTCGCGCGAAGATGAAGAACTTTCTCGAGCTATGGATGACGGTACTTTACAGCGCAACTTTCAAGGGTATAGTACATTGGCCGGCGCAGATCTCTACGCTTTTGGAATGTCAGGTATTTCGAATGTGGGTTCTTGGTATTGGCAGAACCAAAAAGATCTTGCTGAGTACTACGAACAACTGGATGAAGGGAAGGCTCCGGTTTTTAAAAGTTATACCCTTAGCAGAGATGATTTGATTCGGCAGGATGTTATTATGAGTATCATGTGCCGGATGGGTGTTGATTTTGATGAAATTGCTGAAAAATGGGAAATTAACTTCTCTTATTATTTTAGCGATGAGCTGGCTCGTTTGCAGGAACTCGAAAATGACGATCTGGTTATTAGAACGAATGATACTATTCGGATAACAGAACAGGGGCGACTCTTCTTGCGAAATATAGCTATGTGTTTTGATAAGTATCTGAACAACAAAAAGCAGCGGAAAAGTTTTTCGAAGACTGTTTAA
- a CDS encoding helix-turn-helix transcriptional regulator, translating into MSSYQELVPDKALQNIVDCYWISDTDSEQSLRILPDGCTDLIFNFGSTVSAVEEQAGLPEKSISAVGIMTKYQKVCVTPNTRLVGVRFKTGAMSPLTSVPLHKLKDTNIGAGNICPGLTDATWERMVGLKSQKQLSSALDQVIFRMKSKSDDSVDPIAIALTQYIRDRKGNITVKDLTNNFGISKRQLERRFRSTIGVNMKSYARIVRFLYTKSLIELKPQENLLNIAFDNGYYDHAHLTKDFKKMAGFLPSEI; encoded by the coding sequence ATGAGCAGTTACCAAGAGCTGGTGCCTGATAAAGCACTACAAAATATAGTTGACTGTTATTGGATATCTGATACCGACAGCGAACAGTCGCTGCGTATTCTACCTGATGGATGTACAGATCTAATATTTAATTTTGGGAGTACTGTCTCAGCTGTGGAAGAACAAGCAGGGTTACCCGAAAAGAGCATATCAGCAGTGGGTATAATGACCAAATACCAAAAAGTTTGTGTAACTCCTAATACCAGACTTGTGGGGGTTCGCTTTAAAACTGGGGCCATGAGTCCGCTTACCTCCGTTCCTCTTCATAAATTGAAGGATACAAATATTGGTGCCGGAAATATATGCCCCGGTTTAACTGACGCAACGTGGGAAAGAATGGTCGGCCTTAAATCACAGAAACAGCTCTCCTCAGCATTGGATCAAGTGATTTTCAGGATGAAAAGTAAGTCTGATGACAGCGTTGATCCTATTGCCATCGCCTTGACTCAATATATCAGAGATCGTAAGGGAAATATTACGGTTAAGGATTTGACCAATAACTTTGGCATTAGCAAGCGACAGCTGGAGCGACGCTTCCGATCGACCATCGGCGTAAATATGAAAAGTTATGCTCGTATTGTTCGATTTCTCTATACAAAATCACTAATAGAGTTAAAGCCTCAAGAAAACCTGCTCAATATTGCCTTTGATAATGGATACTATGATCATGCCCATCTGACCAAGGATTTCAAAAAAATGGCTGGATTTTTACCTTCTGAAATATGA
- a CDS encoding nitrous oxide reductase accessory protein NosL, which translates to MVEEQKGLTNKKDTTMYLYKLLKIIAVIGLLLLVTACSQEPAEIHYGNDECAHCKMMITDAQFASQIVTDKGKVHKFDAIECMAIYYQMNQDELDGAKLYVSNYAKPGNWLNAKKTQFVKSEVVNSPMGESLIAFPSRKEAEKHISDRPGKLLKWAEVSQIEM; encoded by the coding sequence ATGGTGGAAGAGCAAAAAGGATTGACAAACAAAAAGGATACAACAATGTATTTATACAAATTATTAAAGATTATTGCTGTTATAGGACTGTTGCTGTTGGTTACGGCTTGCAGCCAAGAACCAGCAGAAATTCACTACGGTAATGATGAGTGTGCGCATTGTAAGATGATGATTACAGATGCTCAATTTGCATCACAGATTGTTACCGATAAGGGTAAGGTCCATAAGTTTGATGCCATAGAGTGTATGGCCATTTATTATCAAATGAATCAAGATGAGTTGGACGGCGCAAAGCTTTATGTGAGTAATTATGCTAAACCCGGAAACTGGTTAAACGCGAAGAAGACCCAATTTGTAAAAAGTGAAGTGGTCAACAGTCCTATGGGTGAATCCCTGATTGCTTTTCCCTCCCGAAAAGAAGCAGAGAAGCACATTAGTGATCGACCAGGAAAATTATTGAAGTGGGCAGAGGTGTCCCAAATTGAAATGTAG
- the nosD gene encoding nitrous oxide reductase family maturation protein NosD codes for MRLFKLTMLLFVGLLLSAQQVWATQITVSKNGDITSVQAGIDQAQPGDTVFVKAGRYVEYNIQIDKRITLLGEDNAIIDGDEQGFVVVVKADSTVIKDIEVHNSKAGFMDDYAGIVVEEANNVHIENVKMVNNFFGIYLAKSEGTIVKGNHIIASRQRETNSGNGIHLWYTKDVEITNNYVSGHRDGLYFEFVEGAFIAGNESENNIRYGIHFMYSDNCRYERNTFRDNGGGVAVMYTSNVEIVNNHFADNWGSSAYGMLLKEINRSIVTGNTFTNNSVGLYMEASSRNKVKDNAFEQNGWAVKLMANSTNNTFTENNFIANSFEVSTNSRMNYSNNFDHNYWSQYEGYDLDRDGVGDVPHRPVRLFSILVEKQPQSLLLLRSLLIDLLDAAEKFMPVLTPETLIDSKPQMEPVL; via the coding sequence ATGAGATTATTTAAACTAACAATGTTATTGTTTGTTGGGTTATTGCTATCAGCCCAACAGGTTTGGGCGACTCAGATTACCGTTTCTAAGAACGGTGACATCACTTCTGTACAGGCCGGTATTGACCAAGCCCAACCGGGTGATACCGTTTTTGTTAAAGCAGGACGCTATGTTGAGTATAATATCCAAATAGATAAAAGAATCACGTTATTGGGAGAAGACAATGCTATCATTGACGGTGATGAGCAGGGTTTTGTCGTTGTTGTTAAAGCGGATAGTACCGTGATAAAAGATATTGAAGTTCATAACAGTAAAGCTGGTTTTATGGATGACTACGCTGGCATTGTTGTTGAGGAAGCCAATAACGTGCATATCGAGAATGTGAAGATGGTTAATAACTTTTTCGGGATCTACCTCGCAAAATCGGAGGGGACTATTGTGAAGGGAAATCATATTATTGCATCACGTCAGCGCGAAACCAATTCCGGAAATGGTATTCATCTTTGGTACACTAAAGATGTAGAAATTACTAATAACTATGTAAGTGGCCATCGCGACGGGCTTTATTTTGAGTTTGTGGAAGGGGCCTTTATTGCCGGTAACGAAAGCGAAAACAATATTCGCTACGGTATTCACTTTATGTATTCTGATAATTGTCGTTACGAACGCAATACTTTTCGTGATAATGGAGGAGGAGTTGCCGTAATGTATACTTCAAACGTAGAAATCGTAAATAATCACTTTGCTGATAATTGGGGGTCGTCGGCATACGGAATGCTGCTAAAAGAAATAAACAGAAGTATAGTGACTGGAAATACCTTTACCAATAATTCTGTAGGATTGTATATGGAGGCCTCCAGTCGAAACAAGGTGAAAGACAATGCATTTGAACAGAACGGCTGGGCTGTTAAATTGATGGCAAATTCTACGAACAATACGTTTACTGAAAATAATTTTATCGCTAACTCTTTTGAAGTTTCAACGAACAGTCGAATGAATTACAGTAATAATTTTGATCACAATTACTGGAGTCAGTATGAGGGGTATGATCTGGACCGCGATGGTGTAGGCGATGTTCCGCATCGCCCGGTGCGCCTGTTTTCGATTTTAGTAGAGAAACAACCGCAGTCGTTGTTATTGCTGCGGAGTCTGTTAATTGATCTTTTGGATGCCGCCGAAAAGTTTATGCCGGTCCTAACCCCGGAGACACTTATTGATTCTAAACCGCAAATGGAACCTGTATTATGA
- a CDS encoding tyrosine phenol-lyase, with the protein MADNRDRSWAEPYKIKMVEPVQMISREERERAIEEAGYNTFLLRSRDVYIDLLTDSGTSAMSDRQWAGMMMGDEAYAGSENFYHLEEAIQKYYGYEHIVPTHQGRGAEHMISQLMIDEGDFVPGNMYFTTTKLHQELAGGTFVDVIIDEAHDPENEHPFKANVDLNKLEDLIKEKGAEKIPYVSIATSVNMAGGQPISMDNLKKVRELTNKYDIPIIHDMTRVAENAYFIKQREEGYEDTPVKEIVREICSLTDGATMSAKKDALVNIGGFLALDDEELFKKAQNMVVVYEGLHTYGGMAGRDMEALAIGITESVDEDHIRARVGQVQYLGEKLIDMGVPVVRPIGSHGVFLNAKKILPHLSQDELPAQTLAAELYLDAGIRSMERGVVSAGRNPETGEHNYPDLELVRLTIPRRVYTQAHMDVVAESVEAVYQQREDITGLAFDYEPEYLRFFQSRFKKR; encoded by the coding sequence ATGGCAGATAATAGAGATAGGTCTTGGGCTGAACCGTATAAAATTAAGATGGTGGAGCCGGTTCAAATGATCAGCCGTGAGGAGCGCGAAAGAGCAATTGAGGAAGCCGGATATAACACATTCTTGTTACGATCACGTGATGTATATATTGATTTGTTAACCGACAGTGGCACTTCGGCTATGAGTGATCGCCAGTGGGCTGGGATGATGATGGGTGATGAAGCTTATGCCGGCAGCGAGAACTTCTATCATCTCGAGGAAGCCATTCAAAAGTATTATGGATACGAGCATATAGTCCCTACGCACCAGGGACGTGGAGCCGAGCATATGATTTCTCAGCTTATGATTGATGAAGGCGATTTTGTGCCCGGCAATATGTATTTCACCACAACTAAGCTGCACCAAGAGTTGGCTGGTGGTACATTCGTGGATGTCATCATTGATGAGGCACACGATCCTGAAAACGAACATCCCTTCAAGGCCAATGTGGATCTTAACAAACTCGAAGATCTCATTAAAGAAAAAGGGGCGGAAAAAATTCCGTATGTGTCCATTGCAACTTCAGTGAATATGGCCGGTGGTCAGCCTATCTCGATGGACAATCTTAAAAAGGTACGGGAGCTAACGAATAAGTATGATATCCCGATTATTCATGATATGACGCGCGTAGCTGAAAATGCATACTTTATTAAGCAGCGTGAAGAGGGCTATGAAGATACTCCGGTCAAGGAGATTGTGCGTGAAATTTGTTCGCTTACTGATGGTGCTACGATGAGTGCCAAGAAGGATGCACTGGTGAATATCGGAGGATTTTTAGCACTTGACGATGAAGAGCTTTTCAAAAAAGCGCAGAATATGGTCGTAGTCTATGAAGGGCTGCATACCTATGGTGGAATGGCTGGACGTGATATGGAAGCGCTGGCGATTGGAATTACGGAGTCGGTGGATGAGGATCATATTCGTGCCCGCGTTGGACAGGTGCAGTATTTGGGCGAAAAGCTGATCGATATGGGCGTGCCGGTTGTGCGACCGATTGGAAGTCATGGTGTGTTTTTGAATGCGAAGAAGATTCTTCCGCACTTGAGTCAGGATGAACTACCGGCTCAAACACTGGCTGCCGAGCTGTATCTTGATGCTGGTATCCGCAGTATGGAGCGCGGTGTTGTTTCGGCTGGACGTAATCCTGAAACTGGCGAACATAATTATCCTGATCTCGAGTTGGTACGGCTAACAATCCCACGGCGCGTATATACGCAGGCGCATATGGATGTGGTGGCCGAATCGGTTGAGGCGGTTTACCAGCAACGGGAAGATATTACGGGTCTTGCCTTTGATTATGAGCCGGAGTATCTGCGGTTTTTCCAGTCGCGATTTAAGAAGCGATAA
- a CDS encoding ABC transporter ATP-binding protein: MISIQQLQKDFGARTVLDELDLEIPAGQATGIVGPNGSGKTTTIKALLGLVKPTSGDILIDGKSIEGEWEYRNKIGYMPQIARYPENMTIGELFQFIKNMRNSDTNRDRELLEYFELDNEIDKRMRALSGGMRQKVGAILAMMFDPQILIFDEPTAGLDPKSSVQFKRLVHREKEKGKTVLLTSHIMSEIEELTDHLIFLVEGDIRYDGPMHELMERQQEQRLEGAVAKMMEETAA; encoded by the coding sequence ATGATTTCAATACAACAACTACAAAAAGATTTTGGTGCCCGTACGGTCCTTGATGAGCTGGATTTAGAAATTCCGGCCGGACAGGCTACCGGTATCGTTGGTCCTAATGGATCGGGCAAAACGACAACAATTAAGGCACTATTAGGATTGGTAAAACCTACTTCTGGAGATATCTTAATTGATGGAAAATCAATCGAAGGAGAGTGGGAGTATCGCAATAAGATTGGTTATATGCCGCAGATTGCCCGGTATCCCGAAAATATGACGATTGGTGAACTCTTTCAGTTTATCAAAAATATGAGGAACAGTGATACCAATCGCGATCGGGAATTACTCGAATATTTTGAACTGGATAATGAAATTGACAAGCGAATGCGGGCCCTTTCCGGTGGGATGCGCCAAAAAGTGGGTGCTATTCTGGCGATGATGTTCGATCCCCAAATACTGATCTTTGATGAACCCACAGCGGGGTTGGATCCCAAGTCGAGCGTACAGTTCAAGAGGTTGGTGCACCGCGAAAAGGAAAAAGGAAAAACGGTGCTGTTAACATCACATATTATGAGTGAGATCGAAGAGCTGACCGATCATCTGATCTTTTTAGTGGAAGGGGATATTCGATACGACGGCCCGATGCATGAGCTCATGGAACGACAACAAGAACAGCGGCTTGAAGGCGCCGTGGCAAAAATGATGGAGGAAACAGCAGCATGA
- the ric gene encoding iron-sulfur cluster repair di-iron protein, with amino-acid sequence MNIAEERTVGEIVKDDYRAAQVFQQYKLDFCCGGNRTIEEACAKKGIDPQEVYQALEQLGQAGSKKDNYDQWSLDFLVDYIVNNHHGFSRNKLPEIGKYAKKVAKVHGDRHEELHDIYHEFTMLHADIFNHLDKEERILFPYIKELVEAEENGTKPDKPDFEEAANPIAMMEDEHDEAGSSMEKIRKLSNDFTPPEDACTTYRLLFENLEAFEKDLHKHVHLENNILFPKAIELEQQLN; translated from the coding sequence ATGAATATTGCAGAAGAACGCACAGTTGGAGAAATTGTCAAAGATGACTACAGAGCTGCGCAGGTTTTCCAGCAATACAAACTGGATTTCTGTTGCGGAGGTAACCGTACCATAGAGGAAGCATGTGCGAAAAAGGGGATAGATCCTCAAGAGGTTTATCAGGCACTAGAACAGTTAGGTCAAGCCGGCTCTAAAAAAGATAATTATGATCAGTGGTCGCTGGATTTCTTGGTAGATTATATTGTAAATAATCATCATGGATTTAGCCGAAATAAACTGCCCGAGATTGGTAAGTATGCGAAAAAGGTAGCCAAAGTTCACGGAGACCGTCACGAAGAACTGCACGATATTTATCACGAATTTACTATGCTTCATGCCGACATTTTCAACCATCTTGACAAAGAAGAGCGTATCCTTTTTCCCTATATCAAAGAATTAGTAGAAGCAGAGGAAAATGGGACGAAGCCGGATAAGCCGGACTTTGAAGAAGCTGCCAACCCCATTGCAATGATGGAGGATGAGCATGATGAAGCCGGCTCATCGATGGAAAAGATTCGAAAGCTGAGTAATGACTTTACTCCGCCTGAGGATGCCTGTACGACCTATCGTTTGTTATTTGAAAATTTGGAAGCTTTCGAAAAGGATTTGCATAAGCATGTGCATCTGGAAAACAATATCCTTTTTCCTAAGGCAATCGAGCTTGAACAACAATTGAACTAA
- a CDS encoding ABC transporter permease subunit produces the protein MKTLTILKYQWKDLLRGKWIVGYGLIYLLIADAMIRFGNAGPKAMLSISNIMLLLIPLVGMIYGALYLYQAREFTELLLAQPIDRSSLFWGLFGGLAIPLALAFTVGTALPMIYTGMILTANLQSILLILMLGIILSLLFTGIGFWFGLKFFEDRVKGLGFALVSWLFLAVLYDGLVLLAVFAFGDYPIEKPMLGLALANPIDLARITVLLEFDISALMGYTGAVFNRFFGSMVGISVAFSCLMLWLGIPLWRSQQQFEKKDF, from the coding sequence ATGAAAACACTAACGATTTTAAAATATCAATGGAAAGATCTGCTTCGCGGGAAATGGATTGTTGGCTATGGCCTCATCTATCTGCTCATTGCCGATGCAATGATTCGATTTGGTAATGCAGGGCCCAAAGCAATGCTCAGTATCTCGAATATTATGTTGCTTCTGATTCCACTCGTAGGGATGATATATGGCGCGCTGTACCTATATCAGGCGCGTGAATTTACCGAGTTATTGTTGGCGCAACCGATTGACCGCTCCTCGTTATTTTGGGGGTTATTTGGCGGATTGGCGATCCCGTTGGCGTTAGCATTCACAGTGGGGACAGCACTGCCTATGATTTATACCGGTATGATCCTTACAGCAAATCTGCAATCGATTTTGCTGATCTTGATGCTTGGTATCATCTTATCATTGTTATTTACAGGTATAGGTTTTTGGTTTGGTCTCAAGTTTTTCGAAGATCGCGTGAAAGGACTCGGTTTTGCACTTGTAAGCTGGCTCTTTTTAGCGGTGCTTTACGATGGACTAGTCCTCTTAGCAGTATTTGCTTTCGGGGATTATCCCATTGAAAAGCCGATGCTGGGCCTGGCTCTGGCAAATCCCATTGATTTGGCTCGGATAACTGTCTTACTTGAGTTTGATATTTCGGCCTTGATGGGATACACCGGGGCAGTTTTCAATCGCTTTTTTGGTAGTATGGTGGGGATCAGTGTGGCATTCAGTTGTCTGATGTTGTGGCTCGGTATTCCCTTATGGAGAAGTCAGCAACAGTTCGAAAAGAAAGATTTTTAA
- a CDS encoding COX15/CtaA family protein: MNSQQKKYIRRWFWSGAILIFLMVVVGGITRLTDSGLSMSDWNLIMGTFPPMNEAEWMAVFGRYKEFPQYQQLNMGMSLAEFKEIFFWEYLHRLLGRMIGFVFLIPFAFFWIRGYFNAKTLRRAWILFGLGALQGAMGWIMVKSGLVNVPYVSHYRLAAHLILAMLLFSFCIWYALDLYENDPTKKSLNVQSLRRWSVGLIVLFIFQVIWGAFTAGLDAGYIYNTFPMMNGEWIPQNGWNLQPLIANFVENPGTVQWTHRILGTLLGLVALGLWWKSDNSDVSNLTKQKARILLGMILTQYVLGILTIITNAEILIAVVHQAGAFLVLFFWIWYYHDLKSNWASV, translated from the coding sequence ATGAACTCACAACAAAAAAAATATATCCGAAGATGGTTTTGGTCTGGTGCAATACTCATTTTCTTGATGGTTGTTGTAGGAGGTATTACCCGACTTACCGACTCCGGGCTGTCAATGTCCGACTGGAACTTGATTATGGGCACGTTCCCACCGATGAATGAAGCCGAGTGGATGGCTGTATTTGGGCGTTATAAAGAGTTTCCACAGTACCAGCAGTTGAATATGGGTATGTCCCTTGCCGAGTTTAAAGAGATTTTCTTTTGGGAATATTTGCATCGTCTGCTGGGGAGAATGATCGGGTTTGTTTTTTTGATCCCCTTCGCCTTTTTCTGGATTCGTGGATATTTCAACGCTAAGACGTTGCGTCGTGCATGGATTTTATTTGGATTAGGAGCCCTACAGGGTGCCATGGGTTGGATCATGGTGAAGAGTGGCCTCGTTAACGTACCGTACGTGAGCCATTATCGATTGGCGGCCCATCTGATATTGGCTATGCTATTATTCAGCTTTTGTATTTGGTATGCTCTTGATCTTTATGAAAATGATCCGACTAAGAAAAGTTTAAATGTGCAATCGCTGCGTCGATGGTCAGTCGGACTCATAGTTCTTTTCATATTCCAGGTTATTTGGGGAGCTTTTACAGCCGGACTTGATGCCGGATATATTTACAATACGTTCCCCATGATGAACGGAGAATGGATACCCCAAAATGGGTGGAACCTTCAGCCGCTCATTGCCAACTTTGTAGAAAATCCGGGAACGGTGCAATGGACGCATCGTATCTTAGGCACTTTGCTGGGATTGGTCGCCCTTGGCCTTTGGTGGAAAAGTGACAATTCTGATGTAAGTAACTTGACGAAACAAAAAGCCCGAATATTACTGGGGATGATACTTACACAATATGTACTCGGCATTTTAACCATTATCACTAATGCAGAAATTCTGATTGCCGTAGTCCACCAGGCAGGTGCATTTTTAGTTTTATTTTTCTGGATTTGGTATTACCATGATCTGAAATCTAATTGGGCATCTGTCTAA
- a CDS encoding MmcQ/YjbR family DNA-binding protein, protein MNIIEYRKYCLSFPGAEEGFPFDEDTLVFKIKGKIFSITDVDSFELVNVKCDPVKAINLREKYPFVIPGYHMNKKHWNSIKMDHSVPEDLLKQWISDSYQLVVAKLPKKTQEELKSL, encoded by the coding sequence ATGAATATTATAGAATATAGAAAATACTGTCTGTCTTTTCCCGGTGCTGAAGAAGGCTTTCCCTTTGACGAGGACACTCTAGTCTTTAAAATTAAAGGCAAAATATTTAGTATAACCGATGTTGACAGCTTTGAGCTAGTCAATGTAAAATGTGATCCGGTAAAAGCAATTAATCTCCGGGAAAAATATCCTTTTGTTATTCCCGGTTATCATATGAATAAAAAACACTGGAATAGTATTAAGATGGATCATTCGGTGCCTGAAGACTTGCTAAAACAGTGGATTTCGGATTCGTACCAGTTGGTAGTTGCGAAACTGCCCAAAAAAACGCAGGAAGAATTAAAATCTTTATAA
- a CDS encoding VOC family protein — translation MKLQSLSPNLMVEDVNKTTKFYTDILDFELLQTVPEEGNLEWALVQRDGVSLMFQKKESIRDEYPDLKNQKGGGALTFFIKVEDLEDLYQGIKDKVNLIKDIHETFYGTKEFAIQDPNNFILTFSDG, via the coding sequence ATGAAGTTGCAATCACTGAGTCCCAATTTGATGGTTGAAGACGTAAATAAAACAACCAAATTTTATACAGATATACTTGATTTTGAACTCCTCCAAACGGTTCCGGAAGAAGGGAATTTAGAATGGGCATTAGTACAAAGAGATGGTGTTTCGCTTATGTTCCAAAAGAAAGAATCCATTAGGGATGAATATCCCGATCTCAAAAACCAAAAAGGAGGTGGAGCATTGACATTTTTCATTAAAGTGGAAGACCTTGAGGATTTATACCAGGGAATAAAGGATAAAGTTAATCTAATCAAGGACATACACGAAACCTTTTACGGAACTAAGGAGTTTGCAATCCAGGATCCCAATAACTTTATCCTGACATTTTCAGATGGTTAA